CGTTGAGCGCATATCGGTAGTCGCACTTCTCGTAAGAATCACAGAGGACGCCTTTGCTGACAAATGCGTCGTAGGACTGGTGGGTCTGGTCGACGTTGAAGTCTCCCGTCAGGATAGCCGGCAGATTCTTGCCTCTTCCCAGCTCTTTCATCTTTTCCTGTACGAGGAAAGCGCTCTCCACACGGGCTTTCTTGCCGATGTGGTCCATGTGGAGATTGAAGAACAGAAACTCGAAACCGGTATCTTTGCATTTGAAGTGCCCCCAGCTGCAAATACGAGGCAATACGGCATCCCAGCCTTTGCTCGGCACGTCCGGAGTTTCCGACAGCCAGAAATCTCCTTTTTCTACGATGTCGAATTTGTCGGTGCGGTAGAAGATAGCGGAGTGTTCGCCTTTGTCTTTACCGTCGTCGCGGCCTACGCCGATATAGTCATAACCGGGAAGGGCTTCTTTCATGTCTTTCAGTTGGTGAAGGAAGCATTCCTGTGTGCCGAAAATATCGAAATCGTGATATTGCACCATCTGGGCAATCACCGGATAACGCTGTCCCCATCCGTCTCCACGGGCGGAGTCGGAACCGTTGGCATTTCTCAGGTTGTAGGAGGCAACGGTGAGCGAAGTAGGCTGATAGCTCTGACAGTTGCAGAAGACTATCGCTGCAAGAACGATAAATAAAAGGTTTCTTAGTTTCATGTTTTCTTTAGTTTGTTTGGATTAGATCATTCATTAAAGCATTCAAAAGTACGACATTTTATTCAAATGAAAGGGAATAGGGAATATCTTTTTCAGTCGTTCCCCGCTGTTTGTTCGGCGTAGGACTCATCTGATACTGGATATTCGCTCCTTTCAGTAATTGGTCGTGCGTCAGATAATTGCGGGTGAATGCCTTGCCATTTACCTTCATATCCTTCACATAACGGTTGTCGGTGTTATTGTTGCTTGCTTTTATTGTGACG
This sequence is a window from Bacteroides thetaiotaomicron VPI-5482. Protein-coding genes within it:
- a CDS encoding endonuclease/exonuclease/phosphatase family protein: MKLRNLLFIVLAAIVFCNCQSYQPTSLTVASYNLRNANGSDSARGDGWGQRYPVIAQMVQYHDFDIFGTQECFLHQLKDMKEALPGYDYIGVGRDDGKDKGEHSAIFYRTDKFDIVEKGDFWLSETPDVPSKGWDAVLPRICSWGHFKCKDTGFEFLFFNLHMDHIGKKARVESAFLVQEKMKELGRGKNLPAILTGDFNVDQTHQSYDAFVSKGVLCDSYEKCDYRYALNGTFNNFDPNSFTESRIDHIFVSPSFHVKRYGVLTDTYRSVRENSKKEDVRDCPEEITIKAYEARTPSDHFPVKVELVFDQRQQK